A part of Miscanthus floridulus cultivar M001 chromosome 6, ASM1932011v1, whole genome shotgun sequence genomic DNA contains:
- the LOC136458491 gene encoding uncharacterized protein, with product MHRSSSYYLQSSSSSVSPLAAAGAAAPGPSSTAGVMDVDQLPTYDPRSDVAKKEALDASRADLARALVHLIPVVVLLCGLLLWSLSNTDVPEVGVLVEKGDGRTTVARVMIMPQNIGTASSWKGSVTMSATEDLDPIDKAHGTKRRLLLRSEMERGKQFKPRMPFRVDTIKKKRAI from the exons ATGCACCGGTCATCGAGCTATTACCTGCAGTCATCGTCGTCGTCCGTGTCGCCGTTAGCGGCGGCCGGGGCGGCGGCGCCAGGGCCGAGCTCGACGGCGGGCGTGATGGACGTGGACCAGCTGCCGACGTATGACCCGCGGTCCGACGTGGCCAAGAAGGAGGCCTTGGATGCCTCGCGCGCTGACCTCGCTCGCGCCCTCGTCCACCTCATCCCCGTCGTCGTGCTCCTCTGCGGCCTTCTCCTCTGGTCGCTTTCCAATACCGATGTCCCAG AGGTTGGTGTCCTGGTGGAGAAAGGAGACGGCCGCACGACGGTTGCCCGTGTCATGATAATGCCACAAAACATTGGAACTGCATCGAGCTGGAAAGGATCAGTTACGATGAGTGCGACCGAGGATTTGGATCCCATCGACAAGGCTCATGGAACAAAGAGAAGGCTGTTGTTGAGAAGTGAAATGGAGCGCGGCAAACAATTTAAACCACGCATGCCCTTCAGGGTCGATACAATAAAAAAGAAGAGGGCAATATAA
- the LOC136458492 gene encoding pentatricopeptide repeat-containing protein At3g54980, mitochondrial-like has protein sequence MRPPRLLAAASSLFPRRSLNTAAAAATSTAAPSSPAPPPQSAAQPLSTQFARPSAARGHGVADDLASTLRALLASSPDGPHAFHLLRSAALHTRLPPNELVDAVLSAADAGSPSAVTLLSHVLTCLSRAARDCAAAAAAYSRMVTRGVVPDAKSCTDLLVATARGASAADALTLFDEMRCKGYYADAKMYDVVMRACVGGGMHGDAVRLFDEMAGAGVKPDERVYAITITGLCKLRDADRAVQVLGKMMEAGLKPRDFTYNSVVGVLVKVGRMDEALRLKDQMLLATGEKMDVILATTLMHGYCLHGEIGKALDLFDKAVRDGVTPTNVTYGVLIKGCDAEGMTDETYKLCHQMIEQGLLPSTYEFNLVIKGLLRGKQWKDAIALFDLVVDTGVPDVFTYGCLIHWLSNHHKLHEAVNLWDKMKEAGVKPSIVTYHSLLLGYCEKGCMDEALKLYSEMPGKGYPPNEVTYTTLMKGYIKKKAFDKAYALLNEMHQNGVSCGEYTYNILINGLCMVDRVCEVDEMLKRFLSEGFVPTTMTYNSIINGFVKAGMMGSALAMYRQMCEKGITPNIVTYTSFIDGYCRTNCCDLAVKLLIYVRRNGIQPDIAAYNAFINMFCKQGNMSHALHFLVLLLKDGLKPDVTVYNSFVTGYKNLKMMAEASKFYYSMIKQRIVADTEIYTTLIDGFSKVGNVAFALELYSEMLANHNIPDDKTFTALTHGLCRSGDIDGAKWLLDDMRRLDVCPNTVTYNMLINAHIRDGKLQEAFQLHDKMLSSGVMPDYTTYNILPPTNS, from the coding sequence ATGCGCCCACCACGActcctcgccgccgcctcctcacTGTTCCCACGGCGCAGCCttaacaccgccgccgccgctgccacctccACCGCGGCACCTTCCTCTCCGGCCCCGCCGCCGCAGAGCGCCGCCCAGCCCCTCTCCACACAATTCGCCAGACCATCCGCCGCCCGTGGCCACGGCGTCGCCGATGACCTCGCTTCCACACTCCGCGCACTCCTCGCCTCATCGCCCGACGGCCCGCACGCCTTCCATCTGCTCCGTTCCGCCGCGCTGCATACGCGCCTCCCGCCGAACGAGCTCGTCGACGCCGTCCTCTCCGCCGCGGACGCTGGCTCGCCGTCCGCGGTCACGCTCCTCAGCCACGTCCTCACTTGCCTCTCCCGCGCCGCCCGCGACTgcgcggccgccgcggccgcATACTCTCGCATGGTCACGAGGGGCGTTGTCCCGGACGCCAAGTCCTGCACCGACCTGCTCGTCGCCACGGCACGGGGCGCGTCGGCTGCTGATGCGCTCACGCTGTTCGACGAGATGCGGTGCAAGGGGTACTACGCGGATGCTAAGATGTACGACGTCGTGATGCGGGCCTGCGTCGGGGGAGGGATGCACGGTGACGCCGTCAGGCTGTTCGATGAAATGGCCGGTGCCGGGGTCAAGCCCGACGAGCGCGTTTATGCCATCACAATCACAGGTTTGTGCAAGCTACGCGATGCAGACCGAGCAGTCCAGGTGCTGGGGAAGATGATGGAGGCAGGGCTCAAGCCACGGGATTTTACGTACAATTCTGTGGTGGGTGTGCTTGTGAAGGTGGGGAGGATGGATGAGGCATTGCGGCTGAAGGATCAGATGCTGCTGGCCACGGGGGAGAAGATGGATGTGATTCTCGCGACAACGTTGATGCACGGATATTGCTTGCATGGAGAAATTGGGAAAGCATTAGATTTGTTTGATAAGGCTGTCAGGGATGGTGTGACACCGACCAATGTGACATATGGGGTCCTTATCAAAGGTTGTGATGCAGAGGGGATGACAGATGAGACATATAAGCTATGCCACCAGATGATAGAGCAGGGATTGTTGCCGAGCACATATGAGTTCAATTTGGTGATCAAAGGCCTCCTAAGAGGCAAACAGTGGAAGGATGCCATTGCCTTGTTTGATCTTGTGGTTGATACTGGGGTACCGGATGTCTTCACATATGGTTGTTTAATTCATTGGCTCAGTAATCATCACAAACTCCACGAGGCAGTCAACTTATGGGATAAGATGAAGGAAGCAGGAGTCAAACCTTCTATTGTGACATACCACAGTCTGCTGCTGGGGTACTGTGAGAAGGGGTGCATGGATGAAGCACTCAAGTTATACTCTGAGATGCCTGGTAAAGGATACCCACCTAATGAGGTCACTTACACAACTCTGATGAAAGGGTACATCAAGAAGAAAGCTTTTGACAAGGCCTATGCCCTTCTTAATGAAATGCATCAGAATGGAGTTTCTTGCGGTGAGTATACATATAACATTCTAATTAATGGACTTTGCATGGTCGATCGTGTTTGTGAAGTTGATGAAATGTTGAAGAGATTTTTAAGTGAAGGTTTTGTTCCAACCACAATGACATACAATAGTATCATTAATGGATTTGTGAAAGCTGGTATGATGGGCTCTGCATTGGCTATGTATCGGCAGATGTGTGAGAAAGGTATAACCCCCAATATAGTAACATATACCAGTTTTATAGATGGTTACTGTAGGACCAACTGCTGTGATCTCGCAGTGAAGCTGCTCATTTACGTGAGGCGCAATGGCATTCAACCTGACATTGCTGCATACAATGCTTTCATAAATATGTTTTGCAAACAGGGGAATATGTCTCATGCACTCCATTTTTTGGTTCTTCTGTTAAAAGATGGTTTAAAACCAGATGTCACTGTCTACAATAGTTTTGTTACAGGGTACAAGAATTTGAAAATGATGGCAGAAGCTTCGAAGTTCTATTATAGCATGATCAAACAAAGAATTGTTGCTGATACAGAAATCTATACAACCTTAATTGATGGGTTCTCAAAAGTTGGCAATGTGGCCTTTGCTTTGGAATTGTACTCAGAGATGTTGGCCAATCACAATATTCCTGATGATAAAACTTTCACAGCGCTAACCCACGGTCTTTGCCGAAGTGGAGACATTGATGGTGCTAAGTGGTTATTGGACGATATGAGAAGATTAGATGTGTGTCCAAATACTGTTACTTATAACATGCTGATAAATGCACACATCCGTGATGGTAAGCTGCAAGAGGCATTCCAATTGCATGATAAGATGCTGAGCAGTGGAGTCATGCCTGATTATACTACATATAATATACTCCCTCCGACTAATAGTTGA
- the LOC136458494 gene encoding tRNA (cytosine(38)-C(5))-methyltransferase 2-like isoform X1, with protein MEAPAPWRVLEFYSGIGGMRYSLMASGVRAEVVEAFDINDVANDVYEHNFGHRPCQGNIQALTASDLDKYKAHAWLLSPPCQPYTRQGLQKHSADARAFSFIKILNLMQDMSYPPQMLFVENVVGFEVSDTHDQLLEVLSSLNFNTQEFILSPLQFGVPYSRPRYFCLAKREPMRFRNASVNNKLLQTPMCLSLTLNSTSQGSDHQTEEELEPVCKPIKDFLVKEADGGTRNESILQDYMVPVNLIERWGNAMDIVYPESKRCCCFTKSYYRYVKGTGSLLATSENLKWVPEEKLQISSLKELGLRFFTPREVANFHSFPSSFNFPDCISLRQQYAMLGNSLSIAVVGPLLHYLFAEA; from the exons ATGGAGGCGCCGGCTCCATGGAGAGTGCTCGAGTTCTACAGCGGCATCGGCGGCATG AGGTACTCGCTGATGGCGTCGGGTGTGCGGGCGGAGGTGGTGGAAGCCTTCGACATCAACGACGTCGCCAATGACGTCTATGAGCACAACTTCGGCCACCGCCCCTGCCAG GGGAACATTCAAGCGCTCACTGCTAGTGACTTAGACAAATACAAGGCACATGCATGGCTTCTTTCTCCTCCATGCCAGCCATACACACGGCAAG GACTTCAGAAGCATTCAGCTGACGCTCGTGCATTTTCCTTCATCAAGATTCTCAACCTCATGCAAGACATGAGCTATCCTCCACAAATGTTATTTGTAGAAAACGTAGTTGGATTCGAG GTGTCTGACACACATGATCAGTTGCTGGAGGTCCTTTCAAGTCTCAATTTTAACACACAAGAATTCATCCTAAGCCCCTTACAGTTTGGTGTCCCATATTCTAGACCTCGCTACTTTTGTTTG GCGAAACGAGAACCTATGCGGTTTCGAAATGCATCGGTCAACAATAAGTTGCTCCAGACACCTATGTGCCTAAGCTTGACACTGAACAGTACATCACAGGGTAGTGACCACCAAACTGAAGAAGAGCTGGAGCCAGTTTGTAAGCCGATAAAAGATTTTCTTG TCAAGGAGGCTGATGGAGGCACTCGAAATGAGTCAATTTTGCAAGATTACATGGTCCCAGTAAACTTGATTGAGCGGTGGGGGAACGCTATGG ATATTGTATACCCTGAATCTAAGCGGTGCTGTTGCTTCACTAAAAGCTACTATCGTTATGTGAAGGGGACAGGCTCCTTGTTGGCTACATCTGAA AACCTCAAATGGGTTCCTGAAGAGAAGCTTCAAATTTCttccctaaaggagttgggcctacGATTCTTCACCCCTCGAGAG GTCGCCAATTTCCATTCCTTCCCTTCAAGTTTCAACTTCCCAGATTGCATAAGCCTTAGGCAACA GTATGCTATGCTGGGTAATAGTCTGAGTATAGCAGTTGTGGGTCCTTTGCTGCATTATCTCTTTGCTGAGGCCTGA
- the LOC136458494 gene encoding tRNA (cytosine(38)-C(5))-methyltransferase 2-like isoform X2, translated as MEAPAPWRVLEFYSGIGGMRYSLMASGVRAEVVEAFDINDVANDVYEHNFGHRPCQGNIQALTASDLDKYKAHAWLLSPPCQPYTRQGLQKHSADARAFSFIKILNLMQDMSYPPQMLFVENVVGFEVSDTHDQLLEVLSSLNFNTQEFILSPLQFGVPYSRPRYFCLAKREPMRFRNASVNNKLLQTPMCLSLTLNSTSQGSDHQTEEELEPVCKPIKDFLVKEADGGTRNESILQDYMVPVNLIERWGNAMDIVYPESKRCCCFTKSYYRYVKGTGSLLATSENLKWVPEEKLQISSLKELGLRFFTPREVANFHSFPSSFNFPDCISLRQQ; from the exons ATGGAGGCGCCGGCTCCATGGAGAGTGCTCGAGTTCTACAGCGGCATCGGCGGCATG AGGTACTCGCTGATGGCGTCGGGTGTGCGGGCGGAGGTGGTGGAAGCCTTCGACATCAACGACGTCGCCAATGACGTCTATGAGCACAACTTCGGCCACCGCCCCTGCCAG GGGAACATTCAAGCGCTCACTGCTAGTGACTTAGACAAATACAAGGCACATGCATGGCTTCTTTCTCCTCCATGCCAGCCATACACACGGCAAG GACTTCAGAAGCATTCAGCTGACGCTCGTGCATTTTCCTTCATCAAGATTCTCAACCTCATGCAAGACATGAGCTATCCTCCACAAATGTTATTTGTAGAAAACGTAGTTGGATTCGAG GTGTCTGACACACATGATCAGTTGCTGGAGGTCCTTTCAAGTCTCAATTTTAACACACAAGAATTCATCCTAAGCCCCTTACAGTTTGGTGTCCCATATTCTAGACCTCGCTACTTTTGTTTG GCGAAACGAGAACCTATGCGGTTTCGAAATGCATCGGTCAACAATAAGTTGCTCCAGACACCTATGTGCCTAAGCTTGACACTGAACAGTACATCACAGGGTAGTGACCACCAAACTGAAGAAGAGCTGGAGCCAGTTTGTAAGCCGATAAAAGATTTTCTTG TCAAGGAGGCTGATGGAGGCACTCGAAATGAGTCAATTTTGCAAGATTACATGGTCCCAGTAAACTTGATTGAGCGGTGGGGGAACGCTATGG ATATTGTATACCCTGAATCTAAGCGGTGCTGTTGCTTCACTAAAAGCTACTATCGTTATGTGAAGGGGACAGGCTCCTTGTTGGCTACATCTGAA AACCTCAAATGGGTTCCTGAAGAGAAGCTTCAAATTTCttccctaaaggagttgggcctacGATTCTTCACCCCTCGAGAG GTCGCCAATTTCCATTCCTTCCCTTCAAGTTTCAACTTCCCAGATTGCATAAGCCTTAGGCAACAGTGA